The nucleotide sequence GTCTGCCACCAAGAGGGTTTGATCTTGAGAAAATCACGCCTCAGAAAGGATTATATCACGTTTCAAGATTTTCCCGAACCCCAATTATCACAATTTTTCTTTAAACCGAGTCTAGATATACGCCTTATAGCTTGCGCAAGAATGGCGGATGTACTACCATGTCATCCAGTGGAGGATTCACAAATAATATTGAGGAGCAATGAGAAAGCCCGAGCTCCTCAACGGTCACACGACTGCCATCGTGTTTCGTCACCAAGCCCGGGACTGAAAATCCAACCTCGAATTTTGAACTTGAGTAAGGATAACTCAGTTTCCCCTTTTTTGCAATAGCCACAGAAAAGAGGTGAAGTATGTCAACTGGCGATGTCTTCTACGACGAACGCGGAGCATTTATCCTCCGCTGGACGCGTAGAACCAAAACGGGTGCAGTGGTGAGAGCCAAGCTCAAACCCTTCAAAATCTACATCAGCAGAGAAATCTGACGTAGGTTTGCTGTCAGGCGCAAACCTGCGCCTGACAGTCCCCGAAGCCCAGTGACAACCTCACCATGTGAAATGATGGCTAGAAAGGGACCACATGTCCAAAATCAAAAACGTCGGGCACCGCGTAGGAGCAGACAAAGGCCGCAGTCAAGTCCAAAACCCCAAAACGGGACTCTGGACCAAGCGTGACACAACCACAGGGCAATTCATCAACGTGAAGACCACGGGTGGCAAATTCAAGAGCACCCGACGAGAGAAATAAATGGACCTCGTGAGCGTACTGGTTGCACCAGAGATCCTGAACTCTTGGTTCATCCAATTCCTGAAAGCAGCAGGGTCTCTGGTGTTTTTTATTGGATGCGTCACCGCAGGATTAAAGCTGAAAGAGATTGGCTTCAAAGTTCTGCTCTATGCTGTTTCGATTGTTGGTCTGCTGGCAACTCTGAATTTCGGAGTTGACGTTTACTTGATGTACAGCCCAGGCATTGGCATGGTCTTGCTGCTGGCTTTCCTATTGTTCATGGGTCAATCCCCCAAAAAGAAACATCGCAGACGCTACCGCCACTGATCCACAACACAGAAGCCCCTCTGGCATCAAACCAGAGGGGCATATTTTTGATCGCACACTCCTGAGGATCAACTGAGTATACGGGCTTTCCAGTTGTTAGAGGGTTGCGTTGCCCTGATCCCGCTTTACAGGAATCCCACGATGCACACAGCACCCATCAGCAGGTACCCTGCACTGGTGTTTGAATTCATCCTCCTCTTCGCTGTCACAGTCGCCCTTTCCCCTCTGACCCTCCCCCGAGAAATTGAAGAACCCGACCCTTTCGAGGACCACGAAGAAATCCGGCGCATGAGGGACCGCCTCCCAAAATGAAAAAAGCCCCTCTGGCGTCAAACCAGAGGGAACTGCTTGTGGAGGGGCTGAGGAACGTCGCAGGATTAACTTAAGCAGGCGCTGGAATCAGGACGCGCGCACCAAAAGCACCCCCAACAGAAACACGTTGGCTGCCACGGTGTCGAGCGCGTCTGCTGCCACACGCCTTGCCCTGATCCCGATGGGCCTATAATTGGCGCTCTGGTTTGCCGCCACCCGAGTCAAAACGGTCGGGTAGGCGCTGCCTTGGTTGGGGGCCACTCCTGCCACGACCCCACCGGGTGCACTGAACGCCCCACTTGCTCCAGAGGCAGGCATGGGGGCACTGAACCCTCCGGTCCCAAGGGATTGCAAGCTGGCCTCCCAAGCCACACCGTTGTTGCTGCCAGTGTACCCACTTCCGAGCGCAACCGTCCAGACGAAATGGATGTCAAATGACTGCCAGTGGGATGGGATGTCCACAGCTGCATTGACAGACATCTGCGTGGCCGGGTCAAAGCTCCACGCTGGCATGGTCCCGGCGATGGCCAGAGTCGGGGCACCCTCGGAGGCGAGGAACTGAGCAGCTGGAATGAACCGCCATGTTTCCCGCATGGGAGGGGCCTGAGGGGTCACAAAACGGCTGGCCTTGAAGTGCCTTGCCACCTCATTGGCCCAGAGGGGTGAGCCTGCGTTATCGTTCGGGTGGATGCCGTCCAACAGCAACAAATTCGCCGTATAAGACGGATCATTCAAAAACGCCTGTGTGACGTTAATGCACCCGTAGCCCTCGGAGGCACAGAGTTCCGCCACCACCCGCATGCGGATCAGGTGGTTGGTCCTCTCGACATCCCCAGTTCCCCTCGGGTTCTGAAGGGTGCAAATGATCCCGGCACTGGGCCACGTCTCCTGAATTTTGCGGATCAGTGGGTAGTGTGTGGAGCGGTAGGTGCTGCCCACCCCTGTGGTGTTGTGGCCGTAATTGATCATCACGAGTTGAGGGGTCATGCTGGACATCACGGCCCACCGTGCCTGAGTTGCCACTGGGTAGGATGCCTGCGTACCGGACGCACTGCCGTTCCAGATCGTCAGGGTGCGTCCGTTTGTTCCGGTTTGCAGGGTTACAGCGGAGTTCCAGGTGTCGTTTGTGTCCTTCCATGTCCTGTACAACACGGTCCACGCCGGGAACATGGCTGCGAGTTTGAGGGCCAGCAGGTAAACCCATCTTGTGTTGCTGGCCCCGGTGCTGTCCCCCACAACGAACATGGCTGCATCCTCCGCCCCGAGCATCATCCTCTGAATAAGGATGGCAGCTTGCTGAGCAGTGATTTGACCGCTGGCAGCAATTTCGGCAGCGAGTTGGTCTTTGTTGAGGCCCGTGGTGTTGATGCCCATCTGGGAAGCCAATTTCTTCAGGTCTTGACTGGGAGGCGGACCAAATGACATCAGTTGCCTCCATAGTAAGTGACGTACAGCTTCCCCGAGTTGCTGGCTGCAATGAACCGAGCTGCTGCAATTTGGGCTTTCAGCAGCACGATGGAGCCACCGTCATACTGGATGTACCCACTGGTGGCCGTTGGCAGTTTTGCTGCCCCGAGCAGTTTGAAGCGCACATCAATTCCTTGCACTTGGATTTCGGCTCGGGTTGCTCCTGCAGGAATGCTGGCCAGCGGGACTGCCACTCCTGCAACAGTCAGTTCCTCATCATCAAGGATGTTGAGGACTGCTGGACTGGTAGCGTCCCCTCCCGTCACCACCGGAATGCTGCCACCCTTCAGATCGGGAGTGCGGTCCAGCAAGGCCTGCAGCCGTGCCCCGAGGGCAGTTGGGAGCACTTTTCTGACTCCAGGTGAGACTTCCACCTCTTCCTGCAAGACAACCTTAAGTTTCCCGGAAGCATCATAAGAATCCGGGTTATCCTCATCGAGACGCCCAGGGTACTTCTGGTATTCGGTCACTCCAACCCCACCTTTCTGGCCCAGAACTGGCCTTCCTTGCGGTCCAGCAAGGCGTCCGCAATGACGTTCTCTCCGGCCAAGGGAAGCACGAAATTCTTCCTCGGGGCCATCTTCGGCAAGGTGCACTCCAGATGAAGCTGCACGGCTTTGCAGGAAGGGTCATTCACCCTGAGATCCACCCCGCGAATGAACAAGGTGCCGCCCAGCAGGTCTGCTTCCCCAGAGGAAACCACCACCTGCTTGCTGTCAGCGGTGACCTTCCCACCGTGGGGGTCCACGGGGCCTTTCTGGAACACGAAGCTGCACGAGACCAGCCCGAGCAAGCTCAGCAGGACCACTGCCCGGAAGCCCCTCACTTGGCGTCCTCCACACGCCCAGGCTCAAGCTCTGGGGCATCGGTGACGGGGGGTTCGCTGAGGGCATTGAGTTTCCCGAGCAGGAATTCGCAGGCCTCATCGAGCACCTCATCGACCACTTTCTTGACCCAGCGGTCATCGATGTCGGTGTCTTTGAGGACGGGTGTGTTCGCAGTGAAACGGGCGTACAGTTCCATCACCCGAGCGGTGGCCTGCTGGCGTTTTTCCTCAGAAAGCCACTTCTGTCCTTCTGCAGCGGCGAATTCAATGGCGGCCACTTCAACTTCACTGACGGCGAGCAGGGCGAAGCGGAACAGGTGGTCTTTGATTTGCTGAAGTTTTTCCATGGTCGTCCTCCATGACGAAAATCCCGCCAGTTGGCGGGTGAGAAAGAGAGCGGATTTTCAGGGGTTTCCGGTCAGATTGTGTTCCCCATGTGCCCAAACCTAAAAATTGAGTGAACTCTGGAAGGGTTTTCCATCGGCCCAGAGGGGAATCTCAGATTGTGGTGCCCATGTATCGGTTCATGGGTGTTCGCTGAGTGATGCAGGCATCAAATGGAACATAAGCTCTGGCGAATGGAGCATAAGGACTGAAACTCGGCTTATGATCCATTTGAAAGGTCCTTATCTCGGGTTTGCAGGCCTTATCTCGGTTCCTGAGGGCTTATCTCGGGTTTGCAGCCATGGCAGTAAGGGCAGAGCTATGGTTTTAAAGCTTATTGCCATAGCTCTGGACTGAAAACCACAGGTTTCCCGAGGGTCAGCAGGGCTGGATGTGCCCTTCCTGAACGAAGAAGTGCGCCTTGCAGTTCTGGTGCCCGCAAATCACCGAAGGGCTCAAGGTGGGTGCGGGGTCGGGTCCGGTCAGGTGCTGCTGGATGCTGCTGTAATTCAGGCAGACCGGGCAGCAAATCAACCGTTGGCCATCGGATCGGATCAGGATGTCGCCGGGCAGGGCTGCGCGCAGCCGATCCGATCTGACCACTTTGCTTTTGAGGGACTGGAATTTCATTTCAGACTCTGGTAAGCCACATTGAAAGCCCACTTGCGGGTCTCAATGCCGTGGTGACCACCGTTCACCCCTCGGGTGACGCTGTAAATGTCATTCCGGTCGGCAGCTTCATTCAAATTGCGGGCCTTCCAGTAAGCGGCAGCCACCAGAGCGCTCACTCCAATTTGCAGGAGCAAGTCCGGGTTTTGGAGCAGGTTGAAGCCGGTCATCTGGCCGTAGGTTTTGTAGTTGCTTTTCCCGGTGAGTTGGATCATGCCCATGCCCCGGTAGCGGTACCCATCGCCGGACGCTTCATCGCCGTTCCCCATGCGGCCCGAGTAGACTTTGTTGGCGAGCCTCTGGGGGTTCATGGCGTAAGGGCGGGCGGATTCCACGGTCGGGAAGCGCAAAGGCCACACTTCAGTCATGCGTTTCGCACTGTAGTACAGCACTTCCTCTTTGGGCACCAGTCCGGACTCAGCGGTGAGTTGCCCGAGGAAGTGGGCTTTCCGGAGGGGCGTGTTGATGCCGAATTGATCGCAGGCCTTCTCCAGTTTCTCAGCGGTGACTTCAGCGGTCGCTCTGGGAATCTTGGGGTTCAGGGCGAGCACCAGCTTTGCAGTGATGGGTTTCATGGTTTCACCAGGTTGATTCGGCGCACGGCGAGCACCCCGGCGACCCGTTCCAGTTTCATCTGGAGTTTCAGGCCGGGGCGAAGCTCAGCCCAGAACACCGCCCGACCAACCGGGCGGCCATGGATCTGGTAGACCGTGCTGAACGTGCAGTACAGCTCCCCGTGCTGCAAAGTGTAGATTTTGCGTTGCACTTCGCTGACGTTGTAGGCCACGCCGGACGTGGGAATCCACTCCGCGCGGGCCATCGGCAACACCAGCAAGGCAAAGGCCAGCAGGAAACGTTTCATGCTCCTCCTCCTCTGGATTTCATCAGGAGCCTGCGCACAGGTGGAACGAAGTGCGACAGGATCACCGACACGTAAAGCAGCAGGAAACCCCAAGTGAGACTCGGGGCAGTCCTGACGAAAGTGGTGACCATCAGCAAGACGGCAATGAAGGCCACCAGCCAGTTGATGGTGACGAGCAGCGTGGATTCCCTGAGGTACCGCACGCCCGTCATGAAAAATGCAATGGCGAACATCAAATGCAGCACCAGCACCCACAGCCAGGAGTCCTGCCCGAGGGGTGTTTCCGTGAGATAAATGCCCAGGGTGAAAAGCCAGTCATGGAATGTCATTGTCCTCACCTGCTTTCTTTTCAGGGGTGGGCTTGAGGGCCCCGAGGATTCCGGTGGTGGCGTCGATGACTTTGCCGATCACGGCGTCCACTTTCGGACCGTGCTTTTTGATGGTGGCACGGGCCCCGAAGTAACCGGTGATGGTGGACACCAGCAAAGCCCAGGGGACACCCAGTCCGGATTCCAGGCACATCCAACCGAAAATGACGGCGAAGAGGGCGGAAAGCCAGCAATCTGCGATCAGCACCCGCCACTTGGGTTGGTGGCGTGCAAATTGGAGGCTTGCCAGTCGAGCGAAAAGCCCGAGCACTGCAAAGGCCGTCAGGTAATGCCACAGCGGCAGGGCGTTGAGGGAGTTTTCAGGCATACGCCGTCCTTTCTGCGCACGAGCAACCAGCATGCAACCCCCACTGGGAGACAATGGGGGTTGCACGAGCCCCCGAGAGATGACGCCTCTCGGGTTTTTTGTTTACGGGGTGGTTCTCCATTCGACCCAGCGGTGAATTCGCACAGGCAAAGGCCTTGCCAGGTCGAGTTCCTTGCGGATCAGCAGTCCTCCTTCCCCCCCGGCGAGCAGGGCGAACAGTGGGTTTTCGGATGGTGAGAACGTGTGGGTGCTCTGGCTGGCCATCTGCTGGCCGTCGCTGGAACGCCACACCCCTCCCAAGGTCAGGGTGCTTTGCACTGCGTTGGAGGTGAGGGTGAATTCGAAGCGGTACTTCACTCCGGTCTCCAGAGCCCCGAGGTCACCGGTGGGCGTCTGGTTGCCTGCGCCGATGCCTGTCTGGAGTTTCAGGGTTCCAGTGTGGTCCCTGAGGAGCCCGAAGAAAGTCCGGGCCCCTGTTTGCATGCGGTTTTGCTGCACCCCGAAAGCAATTCCTTCCAAGACGTCCGGGTGCAGGTGGGGCAGGGCGGTCAGTTCGATGATGCAGTGCTGCGTGACCACCCCTCCAACCGGGTTGCTGGTCGGCACATCCAGCCGGGTGAGGTGCATGCCGGACACGTCGTAAGTGCCGGCTTGATTGACAGTCACGGCTTCCGGTTCGATGCGGTCCCCGATGTTCTTGAAGGCCATCGGCAAACTGATCCCGGCAGGGGCGTAAGGGGCGGTGTACACCACTCCGGCAGCGTTCCTGACCAGCGTGTCGGTGATCAGGTTCCGGTCTTGCAAAATCCCGCCGTAACTGTAGAAACTCGGGATCACCTGAATGTCTCCAGAGATGCGTTTCAGGCGGAGTTGGGCATCTTTCGGGAACACCGGAAGGCCCGGGAAATCGAAGTCGATTTGCGAGTGGGTGTTGTTGGCGATGTTGCCGACATCCACGCTGCAGGCAGACACCACCGTCGCCCCGTCCATGATGGCCAGTTCGAACAGGGCGGTTTTGGTGGGGTCGTTGCTGCAGTTGAACCACACGGCGATCTTCTCGAAGATCAGGTCGGTGCGGTTCATGAATTCCACGTACCATTCGCTGTTCGCCTGGTGGGAAGTGTCCATGCGGAAGGTGCCGAAACGGCTGATCGTCCCTCCGTACAGAACGTCCTGATCTGCCGTGGTGAACTGATCGGATCTGAGCCCCCAAGATCCGGGTGCCTGGTCTTCGTTCAGGCCACTCGGGGCAGTCAGGAAGCCGCCAGAGTCGTACAGGCCGACTGGGGCGAGGGGGTAAGGGACGAGTTCACCTGCCGGGTTGCTGCGCAGGCCGTAAAAGGCAGGGGTGCCGTCAGGCATGCGCAGCTTGCCGGTCAGCAGTTCCGGGACTGCGAAGGTGACTTTGCCGCCAGATTCAGACGGCTGCACCTCCCCATCCTCATTGAGCAGGGACAGCAGGCTGACAGGTGTCAGGTAGTCGGCTTTGTGGCCAATCACCTGCATGGGGGTGCCGCTGAACGGAATGACTTTCAGCAGTTCCCCCGCCTCAAAGGTGATCGGCAAGTCCCCTGGGAGGTTGATGAACATGCCGTTCTTCTGGATGTCTCCGCCGATCACCTGGGTGATGGTGAACGGCAAGAGGTTCTCTGGGATTGGGAATTCCATGATGGAGCCCGCCACGATGAACGGGGCGGGCAGGTGCAGGTTGGTCATGCGGGTCCTTTCTCAAGTTTTGACGCTGGTCACGCACCACACGAGCTGGCTGACCTGAAGGCCGTTTTCGAGCTGCAAGGTGAGGGTCAGGCCGTCCATGGGTTGGATGCTCGTCTGAATCACCAGACTGAAGGGCCGCCAGCCCCTCGCTGGAACCTCCTGACCTTCGATGGTCGGC is from Deinococcus misasensis DSM 22328 and encodes:
- a CDS encoding SGNH/GDSL hydrolase family protein, whose product is MSFGPPPSQDLKKLASQMGINTTGLNKDQLAAEIAASGQITAQQAAILIQRMMLGAEDAAMFVVGDSTGASNTRWVYLLALKLAAMFPAWTVLYRTWKDTNDTWNSAVTLQTGTNGRTLTIWNGSASGTQASYPVATQARWAVMSSMTPQLVMINYGHNTTGVGSTYRSTHYPLIRKIQETWPSAGIICTLQNPRGTGDVERTNHLIRMRVVAELCASEGYGCINVTQAFLNDPSYTANLLLLDGIHPNDNAGSPLWANEVARHFKASRFVTPQAPPMRETWRFIPAAQFLASEGAPTLAIAGTMPAWSFDPATQMSVNAAVDIPSHWQSFDIHFVWTVALGSGYTGSNNGVAWEASLQSLGTGGFSAPMPASGASGAFSAPGGVVAGVAPNQGSAYPTVLTRVAANQSANYRPIGIRARRVAADALDTVAANVFLLGVLLVRAS
- a CDS encoding DUF6527 family protein → MKFQSLKSKVVRSDRLRAALPGDILIRSDGQRLICCPVCLNYSSIQQHLTGPDPAPTLSPSVICGHQNCKAHFFVQEGHIQPC
- a CDS encoding glycoside hydrolase family 19 protein, which produces MKPITAKLVLALNPKIPRATAEVTAEKLEKACDQFGINTPLRKAHFLGQLTAESGLVPKEEVLYYSAKRMTEVWPLRFPTVESARPYAMNPQRLANKVYSGRMGNGDEASGDGYRYRGMGMIQLTGKSNYKTYGQMTGFNLLQNPDLLLQIGVSALVAAAYWKARNLNEAADRNDIYSVTRGVNGGHHGIETRKWAFNVAYQSLK
- a CDS encoding phage holin family protein, translating into MPENSLNALPLWHYLTAFAVLGLFARLASLQFARHQPKWRVLIADCWLSALFAVIFGWMCLESGLGVPWALLVSTITGYFGARATIKKHGPKVDAVIGKVIDATTGILGALKPTPEKKAGEDNDIP